One window of Peteryoungia desertarenae genomic DNA carries:
- a CDS encoding UDP-glucuronic acid decarboxylase family protein: protein MLQRKDRRKGQTILVAGGAGFVGSHLCDALLSQGHKVICLDNFLTGSLANVAPLRNHPGFTLIEHDVCDWLEMSEPVDQIYNLACAASPPAYQADPVHTMMTCVKGTGNLLTLAEQNGARLLLASTSEVYGDPEVHPQPEDYRGNVNCTGPRACYDEGKRAAEALCFDMLRTGRVDARVARIFNTYGPRMQPKDGRIISNLIVQALSGKSLTIYGTGEQTRSFCFVSDLVAGLIALMQIDPNPEVPVNLGNPGEFSINELAGLVKDEIPECKGLVYRPLPQDDPKRRRPNIDRAQSLLNWSPKVPLHDGLRQTIDWFEQTLPTHPASRAKKEISLANLPAGE, encoded by the coding sequence ATGTTACAGAGAAAAGATCGTCGAAAAGGTCAGACCATCCTTGTCGCCGGAGGTGCCGGCTTTGTCGGCTCTCACCTCTGCGATGCCCTGCTTTCTCAGGGTCACAAGGTCATCTGCCTGGATAACTTCCTGACCGGTTCACTGGCCAATGTCGCTCCTTTGCGCAATCATCCGGGTTTCACGCTGATCGAGCACGATGTCTGTGATTGGCTGGAGATGAGCGAGCCGGTCGACCAGATTTACAATCTGGCCTGTGCGGCCTCGCCGCCCGCCTATCAGGCCGATCCGGTTCATACGATGATGACCTGCGTCAAGGGAACCGGCAATCTTCTCACCCTTGCCGAACAGAATGGTGCCCGTCTTCTGCTTGCCTCCACCAGCGAGGTCTATGGCGATCCGGAAGTCCATCCGCAGCCCGAGGATTATCGGGGCAATGTCAACTGCACCGGCCCCCGCGCCTGCTATGACGAAGGCAAGCGCGCGGCAGAAGCGTTGTGTTTCGATATGTTGCGCACGGGTCGTGTGGATGCGCGCGTGGCGCGGATTTTCAATACCTATGGCCCGCGCATGCAGCCGAAAGATGGACGCATCATCTCCAACCTGATCGTCCAGGCGCTCAGCGGCAAATCGCTGACCATCTATGGCACGGGCGAGCAGACCCGTTCTTTCTGCTTTGTCAGCGATCTCGTCGCAGGCCTGATTGCCCTGATGCAGATTGACCCAAACCCGGAGGTTCCGGTCAATCTCGGCAATCCCGGCGAGTTCTCGATCAATGAACTCGCCGGACTGGTCAAGGATGAGATCCCCGAATGCAAAGGCCTCGTCTACCGTCCTCTTCCCCAGGATGACCCCAAGCGCCGGCGGCCAAATATCGACAGGGCTCAGAGCCTGTTGAACTGGTCACCGAAAGTGCCGCTGCATGACGGACTGCGACAGACGATTGACTGGTTCGAACAAACCTTGCCAACCCATCCAGCCTCCCGGGCGAAGAAGGAGATATCGCTGGCCAATCTGCCGGCAGGAGAATGA
- a CDS encoding zinc-dependent alcohol dehydrogenase: protein MKALTWHGKSDIRCESVEDPRIEDGRDAIIKVTACAICGSDLHIFDGVIPSMQHGDIVGHEAMGEVVEVGGDNSKLKVGDRVVVPFSIGCGECFFCKRGFYSGCERSNPNKDIVSKVWGNSPAGLHGYSHLLGGYAGGQAEYLRVPYADVGPIKVPNTLTDDQALFLSDIFPTGYMAAEFCDIQQGDTIAIWGCGPVGQMAIRSAFLLGAERVIAIDTVPERLELARKAGAETLDFRHEDIYDRIMELTRGRGADACIDAVGTEADTFSSVYATWDRIKVATFMGTDRPHVLRQAIHCCRNFGTVSIVGVYGGFLDKIPMGSAINRGLTFRMAQTPVQRYLPKLLGLIEEGKFDPSFVITHRGSLEDGPELYKKFRDKKDGCIKVVLQP from the coding sequence GTGAAAGCACTGACATGGCATGGCAAGAGCGACATCCGCTGCGAAAGCGTCGAGGATCCCCGGATAGAAGACGGGCGTGACGCCATCATCAAGGTGACGGCCTGTGCTATCTGCGGCTCCGACCTCCACATCTTCGACGGTGTCATCCCCTCCATGCAGCACGGTGATATTGTCGGCCACGAAGCCATGGGCGAAGTTGTCGAAGTTGGGGGCGACAATAGTAAACTCAAGGTCGGCGACCGCGTTGTAGTGCCCTTTTCGATCGGCTGTGGCGAATGCTTCTTCTGCAAGCGCGGCTTCTACAGCGGCTGCGAACGCTCCAATCCCAACAAGGACATTGTCTCCAAGGTCTGGGGAAATTCTCCTGCAGGGCTGCATGGCTATTCCCATCTTTTGGGCGGATACGCTGGCGGACAGGCGGAATATCTGCGCGTGCCCTATGCCGATGTCGGGCCGATCAAGGTACCCAACACGCTGACGGACGATCAGGCGCTCTTCCTGTCGGATATTTTCCCAACGGGTTACATGGCGGCAGAATTCTGCGACATCCAGCAGGGCGATACCATCGCGATCTGGGGCTGCGGACCGGTCGGCCAGATGGCAATCCGCTCCGCATTTCTTCTGGGTGCCGAGCGGGTGATTGCCATCGACACGGTGCCGGAACGGCTGGAACTCGCCCGCAAGGCTGGCGCCGAAACACTCGATTTCCGCCATGAGGATATTTATGACCGGATCATGGAACTGACCCGCGGACGCGGCGCGGATGCCTGTATCGACGCAGTCGGCACCGAGGCCGATACCTTCTCCAGCGTCTATGCGACCTGGGACCGCATCAAGGTGGCCACCTTCATGGGTACGGATCGTCCCCATGTGCTGCGTCAGGCGATCCATTGCTGCCGCAACTTCGGCACGGTCTCGATTGTCGGCGTCTATGGCGGTTTTCTCGACAAGATCCCTATGGGGTCGGCGATCAATCGCGGTCTGACATTCCGCATGGCCCAGACGCCCGTCCAGCGCTATCTGCCAAAGCTGCTTGGCCTGATCGAAGAGGGGAAATTCGATCCCTCCTTCGTCATCACCCATCGCGGTTCACTCGAAGATGGCCCGGAACTCTACAAGAAATTCCGTGACAAGAAAGACGGCTGCATCAAGGTCGTGCTGCAGCCTTGA
- a CDS encoding TIGR04290 family methyltransferase, whose product MNSKPDLKQTIQELGPWFHNLRIDGIETAPEHFLGDYPRYKWEGFRHVVPERLDGWKVLDIGCNAGFYALEMKRRGADRVVAIDSDARYLAQAEFAAGEAGLDIEFRQMTVYDVAKLGERFDLVIFMGVLYHLRHPLLALDLLYEHVADDWLLFQSMQRGPDSVAEVAENYDFEEESLFSKPDFPALYLIEHRYAGDPTNWFIPNRAGVEALLRSAGFTIAEHPEREVYLCRRGERPVMAYSPP is encoded by the coding sequence ATGAACAGCAAACCCGACCTGAAACAGACGATCCAGGAGCTGGGCCCCTGGTTTCACAACCTGCGCATCGACGGCATCGAAACCGCACCGGAGCATTTCCTCGGCGACTATCCCCGATACAAGTGGGAGGGATTCCGCCATGTCGTCCCTGAGCGGCTTGATGGCTGGAAGGTGCTCGATATCGGCTGCAATGCCGGCTTTTATGCGCTGGAGATGAAGCGGCGTGGGGCAGACCGCGTCGTCGCGATTGATTCCGACGCCCGCTATCTGGCGCAGGCGGAATTTGCCGCCGGAGAGGCCGGGCTCGATATCGAGTTTCGCCAGATGACGGTCTATGATGTTGCCAAGCTTGGTGAACGCTTCGATCTGGTGATCTTCATGGGTGTCCTCTATCACCTGCGCCATCCGCTTCTGGCGCTGGATCTGCTTTACGAGCATGTCGCCGATGACTGGCTTCTGTTCCAATCCATGCAAAGAGGCCCCGACAGCGTGGCGGAAGTCGCGGAAAACTATGATTTCGAGGAGGAAAGCCTCTTTTCCAAACCTGATTTTCCGGCGCTTTATCTGATCGAACACCGCTATGCCGGCGATCCGACGAACTGGTTCATCCCAAACCGGGCGGGCGTCGAGGCGCTGTTGCGAAGTGCAGGCTTCACCATTGCAGAGCATCCCGAGAGGGAGGTTTATCTCTGCCGGCGCGGCGAAAGGCCGGTCATGGCCTATTCACCGCCCTGA
- a CDS encoding CgeB family protein codes for MKAAYDFVFLGLSLSSSWGNGHATTFRSLIRGLAARGQRVLFLERDVPWYAEARDLENPDFCTLDYYSDIEDLLARHRDAITAAKAVIVGSYVPAGVAVLDVLHALKPKRLCFYDIDTPVTLSKLDRGDEEYIAKRQFPMVDIYFSFAGGPVLSWLEKALGVKQAVALYCSVDAERYQPTGEPISWDLGYLGTYSRDRQPVLERLLIEPARRLPDKRFIVAGPQYPGDIDWPDNVDRIDHLPPADHPSFYSRQRFTLNVTRADMVALGWSPSVRLFEAAACETPIISDNWQGLTDFFSDGDEIRIATDSDEVVRILTETSEADRMAQAKAAARRVAERHTGLARADEFLAALEREPALTAKMLSAAVQHRQHA; via the coding sequence ATGAAGGCTGCCTATGACTTCGTCTTTCTCGGCCTGTCGCTCTCATCGTCCTGGGGCAACGGGCATGCGACCACCTTCCGCTCGCTGATCCGGGGCCTTGCCGCCCGTGGCCAGCGCGTGCTTTTTCTGGAACGCGACGTCCCCTGGTATGCGGAGGCGCGAGATCTCGAAAACCCGGATTTCTGCACCCTCGACTACTATAGCGACATCGAGGATCTCCTGGCGCGGCACCGCGATGCAATCACGGCCGCCAAGGCCGTTATCGTCGGCTCCTATGTGCCAGCCGGTGTCGCCGTGCTCGATGTTCTTCACGCCCTGAAGCCGAAACGGCTTTGCTTCTATGACATCGACACCCCGGTCACGCTGTCCAAGCTTGATCGTGGCGACGAGGAATACATCGCAAAGCGCCAGTTTCCGATGGTCGACATCTATTTCTCCTTTGCAGGCGGACCGGTCTTGTCCTGGCTGGAAAAAGCGCTGGGCGTCAAACAGGCCGTTGCACTCTACTGCTCCGTCGATGCGGAACGCTATCAGCCGACAGGAGAGCCGATTTCCTGGGATCTCGGCTATCTCGGCACCTATAGCCGGGATCGGCAGCCGGTGCTTGAACGGCTGTTGATCGAGCCTGCGCGACGTTTGCCGGACAAGCGTTTCATTGTGGCCGGACCACAATATCCCGGCGACATCGATTGGCCGGACAATGTCGACCGCATCGATCACCTGCCGCCGGCGGATCATCCGTCCTTCTACAGTCGCCAGCGCTTCACGCTCAATGTCACACGCGCCGACATGGTGGCGCTCGGCTGGTCGCCGAGTGTGCGACTGTTCGAAGCCGCCGCCTGCGAAACCCCCATCATCAGCGACAACTGGCAAGGCCTGACCGACTTCTTTTCCGATGGAGACGAGATCCGCATCGCCACCGATTCGGACGAGGTTGTGCGCATCCTGACCGAGACCAGCGAGGCCGATCGAATGGCCCAGGCAAAAGCGGCTGCAAGGCGCGTTGCCGAGCGACATACCGGCCTTGCGAGAGCCGACGAGTTCCTGGCGGCACTGGAGCGCGAGCCAGCTCTGACCGCGAAGATGCTGTCGGCTGCAGTCCAGCATCGCCAGCACGCCTGA
- a CDS encoding CgeB family protein, producing MNILFYTHSLVSDWNHGNAHFLRGVMRDLVRRGHQAAALEPRRSWSRDQLVADQGEAPVVRFSQTFPQLKSISYDEDFEHERALAEADVVIVHEWTDPALIARIGKARRSLDFTLLFHDTHHRAVSADGEIATLDLSAYDGVLAFGETLRERYLAAGWGRQVFTWHEAADDALFKPRPRIEQNRDVVWVGNWGDDERSREIGEFLIEPVARLGLSATVHGVRYPRQAKAALEIAGIAYRGWVANADVPTVFAQHRLTVHIPRRPYVESLPGIPTIRMFEALACGIPLISAPWRDEERLFRPGDDFLFARNSEDMTRMMRDLIADPAARKALSDSGLETIRTRHTCRHRVDELFGILNEIGTSRVRRELTDQEAAE from the coding sequence ATGAACATCCTTTTCTACACCCATTCCCTCGTCTCTGACTGGAACCATGGCAATGCCCATTTCCTGCGCGGTGTCATGCGGGATCTCGTCCGCCGCGGTCATCAGGCGGCAGCACTCGAGCCGCGCCGCTCCTGGAGCCGGGACCAATTGGTTGCCGATCAGGGCGAGGCCCCGGTCGTGCGCTTTTCGCAAACCTTTCCTCAACTCAAATCCATCTCCTATGACGAGGATTTCGAGCATGAGAGAGCGCTTGCCGAAGCCGACGTGGTGATCGTCCATGAGTGGACCGATCCCGCGCTGATCGCCCGGATCGGCAAGGCGCGCCGCTCGCTCGATTTTACGCTGTTGTTTCACGACACCCATCACCGCGCCGTCTCTGCCGATGGCGAGATCGCAACGCTTGATCTCTCCGCCTATGACGGCGTCCTGGCTTTCGGCGAAACACTGCGCGAGCGCTACCTTGCCGCTGGCTGGGGCCGTCAGGTCTTTACCTGGCATGAGGCAGCGGATGACGCGCTCTTCAAACCACGCCCCCGGATCGAACAGAACCGCGATGTGGTCTGGGTCGGCAATTGGGGCGATGACGAGCGCAGCCGCGAGATCGGCGAGTTTCTGATCGAGCCGGTCGCCCGGCTTGGATTGTCTGCCACGGTGCATGGTGTGCGCTATCCGCGTCAGGCGAAGGCCGCACTTGAGATTGCCGGCATTGCCTATCGCGGCTGGGTCGCCAATGCCGATGTGCCGACCGTTTTCGCGCAGCACCGGCTGACTGTCCACATTCCCCGCAGGCCCTATGTCGAAAGCCTTCCGGGCATTCCGACGATCCGGATGTTCGAGGCGCTTGCCTGCGGCATTCCGCTCATTTCGGCCCCCTGGCGCGACGAAGAACGGCTGTTTCGACCGGGCGATGACTTTCTCTTTGCTCGAAACAGCGAGGACATGACCCGCATGATGCGCGATCTGATCGCCGATCCTGCCGCCCGAAAGGCGCTTTCCGACAGCGGATTGGAGACCATTCGCACCCGCCATACCTGCCGTCACCGGGTGGATGAGCTGTTTGGCATCCTCAATGAAATCGGCACGAGCCGGGTTCGCCGCGAACTCACAGACCAGGAGGCTGCCGAATGA
- a CDS encoding nucleoside/nucleotide kinase family protein: MANLIDNAVQLADHILSLDPNRRLMIAIAGAPGSGKSTLADHLVEELNRRETDLAAVFPMDGFHLDDAVLKEKGRLPYKGAIDTFDAHGLRHILQRLRDNVEDVVAVPVFDRDLEISRAGGRLIPQSTRIIVCEGIYLLMQQPPWDRLKPLFDLTVFVHVDEAELARRLKARWVHFGLDEDGIRHKLDGNDLPNGRAIITGSAEPDIRIEN; encoded by the coding sequence ATGGCGAACCTGATCGACAATGCGGTGCAGCTTGCCGACCACATTCTTTCGCTCGATCCTAATCGGCGGCTTATGATCGCGATTGCCGGCGCCCCCGGTTCCGGCAAGTCAACGCTGGCCGACCATCTGGTGGAAGAGCTCAATCGCCGAGAAACCGATCTTGCTGCGGTTTTTCCGATGGATGGATTTCACCTGGACGATGCAGTCCTGAAAGAGAAGGGGCGACTGCCCTACAAGGGGGCAATCGACACCTTTGATGCCCATGGCCTTCGCCATATCCTGCAGCGGCTCAGGGACAATGTCGAAGATGTGGTCGCCGTGCCGGTATTTGATCGGGATCTGGAAATCTCGCGTGCAGGTGGGCGCCTCATCCCGCAATCGACCCGCATCATCGTCTGCGAAGGCATCTATCTGCTGATGCAGCAGCCCCCCTGGGATCGCTTGAAGCCGCTCTTTGACCTGACCGTCTTTGTCCATGTCGACGAGGCGGAACTCGCGCGAAGGCTCAAAGCCCGCTGGGTGCATTTCGGTCTTGATGAGGATGGCATACGTCACAAGCTCGACGGCAACGATTTACCAAATGGACGAGCAATCATTACAGGAAGCGCAGAACCGGATATTCGTATCGAGAACTGA
- a CDS encoding DUF4142 domain-containing protein produces the protein MFRRLVAALVICIPAGGVLAQQLTPLQQVPMPADQTAPSAGEAPSPSAFVEQASGSNLVAIVSSELALRKSQDPAIRSFAETMVSYHKTAQRQLKTSAGADNVDFLPFLNSDQEAEINALNNAAGNQFDQTYLDLQLVAQQRAVGLLGAYAANGPDGNLKVYAQALYPKVRTDLAKVQELKALY, from the coding sequence ATGTTTCGGAGGCTTGTGGCCGCTCTAGTAATCTGCATCCCTGCGGGCGGTGTCCTAGCGCAGCAGCTGACACCTCTGCAGCAGGTGCCAATGCCGGCGGACCAGACCGCTCCTTCCGCAGGTGAGGCTCCAAGCCCGAGTGCCTTTGTAGAACAGGCGTCCGGCTCCAATCTCGTCGCCATCGTCTCGTCTGAGCTTGCCTTGCGCAAGTCTCAGGACCCGGCCATTCGCAGCTTTGCCGAAACCATGGTCTCCTATCACAAGACGGCTCAGAGGCAGCTGAAGACCTCGGCGGGGGCCGACAATGTCGACTTCCTGCCTTTCTTGAATTCAGACCAGGAAGCGGAGATCAACGCGCTAAACAATGCAGCCGGTAACCAGTTTGATCAGACCTATCTCGACCTGCAGCTTGTGGCGCAACAGCGTGCGGTGGGCCTGCTCGGCGCCTATGCGGCCAATGGGCCGGACGGCAACCTGAAGGTCTATGCCCAGGCGCTTTACCCGAAAGTCAGAACAGACCTTGCCAAGGTCCAGGAATTGAAGGCGCTTTACTGA
- a CDS encoding CgeB family protein encodes MKIAFYGSSLLSSYWNGAATYYRGLLRSLSALGYEVTFYEPDVYDRQKNRDIDPPDWARVIVYPPTEEALSKVIAEAALADIVVKASGVGFADEELFLRLPQAARVEALKVFWDVDAPATLGEVQSSDDHPMRRHLDLYDLVLTYGGGDPVVEAYREIGARECIPIYNALDPETHHPVEPDPRFAADLAFLGNRLPDREARVGAFFLEPALNLPEARFLLGGSGWQDKPLPPNVRLLGHVPTRDHNALNVTPKAVLNISRDSMARNGFSPATRVFEAAGAGACLITDAWEGIEQFLKPDEEVLVARDGRDVAEILSRLTIDSARSIGRRALARVLKDHTYEQRARQADLIFRAWRMHGLQKSRKGAVA; translated from the coding sequence ATGAAGATCGCATTCTATGGATCCAGCCTCCTGTCGTCTTACTGGAACGGAGCCGCCACCTATTATCGCGGGCTTTTGCGGTCGCTCTCAGCGCTCGGCTACGAGGTGACCTTCTACGAGCCGGATGTCTATGATCGGCAGAAGAACCGTGACATCGATCCGCCGGACTGGGCGCGCGTGATCGTGTATCCGCCGACGGAAGAAGCCCTTTCGAAGGTGATTGCCGAGGCGGCACTGGCAGATATCGTGGTCAAGGCCAGCGGCGTCGGCTTTGCAGACGAGGAACTTTTCCTGCGCCTTCCACAGGCGGCCAGGGTCGAGGCACTCAAGGTGTTCTGGGATGTCGATGCGCCAGCCACGCTTGGCGAGGTGCAATCATCAGACGATCATCCAATGCGCCGCCACCTCGATCTCTACGACCTGGTGCTGACCTATGGCGGCGGTGATCCCGTGGTCGAGGCCTACCGCGAGATCGGTGCGCGCGAATGCATCCCCATCTACAACGCGCTTGACCCCGAGACCCATCATCCCGTCGAGCCCGATCCACGCTTTGCGGCGGATCTTGCCTTTCTCGGCAATCGCCTGCCGGATCGCGAGGCCCGTGTCGGCGCCTTTTTCCTCGAACCGGCACTAAACCTGCCCGAGGCACGCTTCCTGCTCGGCGGTTCCGGATGGCAGGACAAGCCACTTCCGCCCAATGTGAGGCTGCTTGGCCATGTGCCAACGCGCGACCACAATGCGCTCAATGTCACGCCCAAGGCGGTGCTCAACATTTCGCGCGACAGCATGGCGCGCAACGGCTTTTCGCCGGCCACCCGCGTCTTCGAGGCCGCTGGCGCCGGTGCCTGCCTGATCACCGATGCCTGGGAAGGCATCGAGCAGTTTCTGAAGCCCGACGAGGAAGTGCTCGTCGCTCGTGACGGTCGTGACGTGGCAGAAATCCTGAGCCGGCTTACGATCGACAGCGCCCGTAGCATCGGTCGGCGTGCTCTCGCACGCGTGCTGAAAGACCACACCTATGAACAAAGGGCCCGGCAGGCCGACCTGATCTTCAGGGCCTGGCGCATGCATGGCCTGCAGAAATCCCGCAAAGGAGCCGTGGCATGA
- a CDS encoding ATP-binding cassette domain-containing protein encodes MKPLILKHVTICLAGGKAPLIKDLDLTVEPGEVVTIMGRSGIGKSTLLAFIGGHLDGAFEANGQVLIGEEDLTARAPEKRRIGLLFQDDLLFPHLSVGDNLAFGLVRHVKGKAERQGRVEEALERAGLSGFANRDPATLSGGQRARVALMRTLLAEPMALLLDEPFSKLDNGLRDDVRQFVFAHAREEGLPVLMVTHDEGDAVAAGGRVIKLAASLNPAAV; translated from the coding sequence ATGAAGCCCCTGATCCTCAAGCACGTGACGATTTGCCTAGCAGGTGGCAAGGCCCCCCTGATCAAGGACCTCGACCTCACGGTTGAACCGGGCGAAGTGGTAACGATCATGGGCCGCAGCGGAATTGGCAAATCGACCCTGCTCGCCTTTATCGGCGGGCATCTCGACGGTGCATTCGAGGCAAACGGGCAGGTGCTGATCGGCGAAGAAGACCTGACTGCACGCGCGCCGGAAAAGCGGCGGATCGGGTTGCTCTTCCAGGATGATCTGCTCTTTCCGCATCTGTCCGTCGGCGACAATCTCGCTTTCGGTCTGGTGCGCCATGTCAAAGGCAAGGCCGAACGGCAAGGCCGGGTGGAGGAAGCGCTCGAACGGGCCGGCCTTTCGGGTTTTGCCAATCGAGATCCGGCAACGCTTTCCGGTGGCCAGCGCGCGCGCGTTGCCCTGATGCGGACCTTGCTTGCCGAGCCCATGGCACTGCTTCTCGACGAGCCCTTTTCCAAGCTCGACAACGGATTGCGCGATGATGTGCGCCAGTTCGTCTTTGCCCATGCGCGGGAAGAAGGGTTGCCGGTGCTGATGGTGACCCATGACGAAGGCGACGCCGTGGCCGCCGGCGGCCGGGTGATTAAGCTTGCCGCTTCGCTCAACCCTGCGGCTGTTTGA